Proteins encoded by one window of Mesorhizobium sp. INR15:
- a CDS encoding FAD-binding oxidoreductase: MQSNSPTKIVVIGGGIAGLSLAAAVQSWASVTVLEREPHLGYHASGRSAALFSETYGNALVRALSQASRQAIVDGGFVAHRRGALHLGGADDDAAIDRMASELQALVPSVRRLSAAEVIALVPVIPAEGTCGAVHEPGALDVDAAKMLEASASALKAGGGTVRTSEEVREIFRTENGFRVTTSAGVHHADIVVNAAGAWVDVIAGLAGLSGLGFRPKRRTAFLFDPPAGADIGTWPLVVDLHEQFYFKPDAGRLIGSLADEADSEPCDAYPEDIDVAIGVDRIERATSMRIGRPSTPWAGLRTFSPDRTPVVGFDPRLPGFFWLGGQGGYGFQVSLTLARLGSALMRGETLPHDLAALGVTTAALAPDRFLTEAAS, encoded by the coding sequence ATGCAGTCGAATTCTCCCACCAAGATCGTCGTCATCGGCGGTGGCATTGCCGGCCTCTCGCTGGCTGCCGCTGTTCAATCCTGGGCTTCGGTCACCGTGCTTGAGCGCGAGCCGCATCTTGGCTATCACGCCAGCGGCCGCTCGGCGGCGCTGTTTTCCGAGACCTATGGCAATGCGCTGGTCCGGGCGCTGTCGCAGGCAAGCCGGCAGGCGATCGTCGACGGCGGCTTCGTTGCGCACCGGCGCGGCGCCCTGCATCTCGGCGGCGCCGATGACGATGCCGCCATAGACCGCATGGCCTCAGAACTGCAGGCATTGGTGCCGAGCGTGCGCCGGCTGTCGGCGGCGGAAGTCATCGCGCTGGTGCCGGTCATTCCTGCCGAAGGCACTTGCGGCGCCGTCCATGAGCCCGGCGCTCTCGATGTCGACGCGGCCAAGATGCTGGAGGCTTCGGCCTCCGCTCTGAAGGCCGGCGGCGGCACCGTCCGCACCAGCGAAGAAGTGCGTGAGATTTTCCGAACGGAAAACGGCTTTCGCGTCACCACCAGTGCCGGCGTGCATCATGCCGACATCGTCGTCAACGCGGCCGGCGCCTGGGTTGATGTCATAGCGGGGCTCGCGGGTCTCTCCGGCCTCGGCTTCAGGCCCAAGCGGCGCACCGCCTTCCTGTTCGATCCGCCCGCCGGCGCCGACATCGGCACGTGGCCGCTGGTGGTCGACCTGCACGAGCAATTCTACTTCAAGCCGGATGCCGGCCGGCTGATCGGCTCGCTGGCCGACGAGGCCGATTCCGAACCTTGCGACGCCTATCCCGAGGATATCGACGTCGCCATCGGCGTCGACCGCATCGAGCGGGCGACGTCGATGCGCATCGGCCGCCCGTCGACACCCTGGGCCGGCCTGCGCACCTTCTCGCCCGACCGCACCCCGGTCGTTGGTTTCGACCCCCGCCTGCCCGGCTTTTTCTGGCTCGGCGGCCAGGGCGGCTATGGTTTCCAGGTGTCGCTGACGCTGGCGCGGCTGGGTTCGGCGCTGATGCGCGGCGAGACGCTGCCGCACGATCTCGCGGCTCTCGGCGTCACCACGGCGGCACTCGCTCCCGACCGCTTCCTCACCGAGGCAGCGTCATGA
- a CDS encoding LysR substrate-binding domain-containing protein yields the protein MPEAFLSLPPLNALRAFEAAARHLNFRVAAEELNVTQGAVAQHIRGLEADLGTKLFERLPRGLALTDQGRAYMPNIRRAFDLISEATLLLRPEPARLTISVTPSFATKWLIPRLQDFMAHNPLVDLRVLASESLSSFQADGVDIAVRQGRPPFGAGLIVDLLFPQQIIAVCGPALLPPGVNEIPASEIQHHVLLHDAHNLWPEFMEKAVGLRMTAELKRMRFNQTSLAIDAALAGQGIALASRFLVAADLAAGRLVQPVRAEMRGTQDFYVVVPRKQRHPEPTQAVRQWLLDAGAMA from the coding sequence ATGCCCGAAGCCTTCCTCAGCCTGCCGCCGTTGAACGCCTTGCGCGCCTTCGAAGCCGCCGCGCGCCATCTCAACTTCCGCGTCGCCGCCGAGGAACTGAACGTCACCCAGGGCGCGGTGGCCCAGCATATCCGTGGACTGGAGGCCGATCTCGGCACCAAGCTGTTCGAGCGGCTGCCGCGCGGCCTGGCGCTGACCGATCAGGGCCGCGCCTATATGCCCAACATCCGCCGCGCCTTCGACCTGATCTCCGAGGCGACCTTGCTGCTGCGCCCGGAGCCAGCGCGGCTGACGATCAGCGTCACCCCAAGCTTCGCCACCAAATGGCTGATCCCGCGGCTGCAGGATTTCATGGCGCACAACCCGCTGGTCGACCTCAGGGTGCTGGCCAGCGAAAGCCTGTCGAGCTTTCAGGCCGACGGCGTCGATATCGCCGTGCGGCAAGGCCGCCCGCCCTTCGGCGCCGGCCTGATCGTCGACCTGCTGTTTCCGCAGCAGATCATCGCCGTCTGCGGCCCGGCCCTGCTGCCTCCGGGCGTCAACGAAATCCCGGCAAGCGAAATCCAGCATCACGTCCTCCTGCACGACGCGCACAATCTGTGGCCGGAATTCATGGAGAAGGCGGTCGGCCTGAGGATGACGGCCGAGCTGAAGCGCATGCGCTTCAATCAGACCAGCCTGGCCATCGACGCGGCACTCGCCGGCCAGGGCATAGCGCTGGCCAGCCGCTTTCTCGTCGCCGCCGATCTCGCCGCCGGCCGGCTGGTCCAGCCAGTCCGCGCCGAAATGCGCGGCACCCAGGACTTTTACGTCGTGGTGCCCCGCAAGCAGCGGCACCCCGAGCCGACACAGGCCGTGCGGCAATGGCTGCTGGATGCGGGAGCGATGGCGTAG